One region of Candidatus Peribacteraceae bacterium genomic DNA includes:
- a CDS encoding pyrimidine/purine nucleotide monophosphate nucleosidase domain-containing protein: MRTNGFHSANRMSDPLSTTVIIPDDRLAQLEEETIASLQDMTGEDGDVRRSILAILAAQDLRHDPACVEENYPDFRYNIAHSPRGIALQVENAPGVNFREGGLLLLRRKQIGAAIRSLILQHQLHLNGDPQSRTQFVHRLLQEEGILEPVEVLVDDQRHAIENVLVWGSHKPQPEDYDYSVEIGEECGHQFLRIVNGCGPGTMRGSSKGNGTGFRDNDLPGIGSYGYSCTEIIAAAEPPNKYLQRLVLLPTTETRIEAFLRTSHGVAVLPGGAGTLEEFFMLLSTKLHERNRGMPLPTILTAPRASQEFVTALDTFIRETAGPEAQKHYETVIHDPIAVSRKLREGAAAVRTHREQTGQPPLWNRELYIPPECQEPFETTHESVEALRLTADQPVWQLMDVCRRVCKSIVRGTIISDYVAQVRERGRYRLRGDRNVLVALDNLLKTLARQGRLGGMGNEQPCYTINQ; encoded by the coding sequence ATGCGCACGAATGGTTTTCATTCGGCTAACAGGATGAGCGACCCCCTCTCCACGACGGTCATCATACCGGATGACCGATTGGCGCAGTTGGAAGAAGAAACCATTGCATCGCTGCAGGACATGACGGGAGAGGACGGCGATGTCCGCCGCTCCATCCTGGCCATCCTCGCCGCGCAGGATCTCCGCCATGACCCGGCATGCGTGGAGGAAAACTACCCCGATTTCCGCTACAACATCGCGCATAGCCCCCGCGGCATCGCGCTACAGGTGGAGAATGCGCCGGGAGTGAATTTCCGGGAAGGCGGGCTGTTGTTGTTGCGACGGAAACAAATCGGGGCAGCGATACGTTCCCTCATCCTTCAGCACCAACTTCACCTGAACGGCGACCCGCAATCACGCACGCAGTTCGTCCACCGTCTCTTGCAGGAAGAAGGGATCCTCGAGCCGGTGGAAGTGCTTGTCGACGACCAGCGCCACGCCATTGAGAATGTCCTCGTGTGGGGCAGCCATAAACCGCAACCTGAGGACTATGACTACTCCGTGGAAATCGGCGAAGAGTGCGGCCACCAATTCCTGCGTATCGTGAACGGATGCGGCCCCGGTACGATGCGTGGAAGCAGCAAGGGCAATGGGACGGGTTTCCGTGATAACGACCTCCCGGGCATCGGGTCCTACGGGTACAGCTGTACCGAAATCATCGCCGCTGCGGAACCCCCCAACAAGTACCTGCAGAGGCTCGTCCTGCTGCCGACCACGGAGACGCGCATTGAGGCGTTCCTCCGGACGAGCCACGGCGTTGCCGTGTTGCCGGGAGGCGCGGGCACGTTGGAGGAATTCTTCATGCTTCTCAGCACCAAACTGCACGAACGAAACCGGGGTATGCCCCTGCCGACCATTCTCACGGCTCCGAGGGCATCGCAGGAATTTGTGACGGCATTGGATACGTTCATCCGAGAAACCGCGGGACCGGAGGCGCAGAAACACTATGAAACCGTCATTCACGACCCCATCGCGGTGTCTCGGAAACTCAGGGAAGGGGCAGCCGCCGTCCGCACCCATCGGGAACAGACTGGACAACCCCCTCTCTGGAACAGGGAACTGTATATCCCTCCGGAATGCCAGGAGCCTTTCGAAACAACGCATGAGTCCGTGGAAGCCTTGCGCCTCACCGCCGACCAGCCTGTCTGGCAGTTGATGGATGTGTGCCGCCGCGTGTGCAAATCCATCGTACGCGGCACCATCATCTCAGACTACGTCGCGCAGGTGCGTGAACGGGGACGGTACCGCCTCCGGGGAGACCGAAACGTCCTCGTTGCCTTGGACAACCTCTTGAAGACGCTCGCACGGCAAGGACGCCTGGGAGGGATGGGGAATGAGCAGCCCTGCTACACCATCAACCAATGA
- a CDS encoding CTP synthase, with translation MMMNPKKPALAQAATGRPAEEKTKARFIIVTGGVCSSLGKGIAVSSIGAIMKACGFKVFVQKLDPYLNVDPGTMSPFQHGEVYVTDDGAETDLDLGHYERFIDEPMSKLSTVTTGQIYQSVLSKERQGDFLGKTIQVVPHITNAIKDRMKQAARQSGADIMLIEIGGTVGDIEGEPFLEAVRQMRAEMGDGRLFHVHLTLLPYLEASKELKTKPTQLSVRELRRIGLQPDVILARADKKIPADLLEKISHFCGVERRAVIPAPTVQSIYDVPLNYQQYGMAQIIAEKLHLGEVNPDMKEWEKGKQRHQAAEKEIRIALVGKYTHLDDAYLSVIESIKTAAVFEKRKASIAWVDSEKLEADDQETWKKLKECAGIVVPGGFGSRGIEGKILAAKYARENAVPYLGLCLGSQIMAIEFARAALKDPRITSEEFDEEGKLSKDKYVVHFLPGQYKERSKGGTLRLGAYPCKLKKGTKAYAAYRSSLGSGDAPAVSERHRHRYEFNNEYRERLEEAGMVISGDSPKGDLMEIVEVKDHPFMVGSQFHPEFKSRPHRPHPLFAAFMEAAVGS, from the coding sequence ATGATGATGAATCCGAAGAAGCCGGCCCTCGCTCAAGCTGCGACCGGCAGGCCCGCGGAAGAGAAAACCAAAGCGCGCTTCATCATCGTCACGGGGGGGGTATGCAGCTCGCTCGGGAAGGGCATCGCGGTCTCCAGCATCGGCGCCATCATGAAGGCGTGCGGGTTCAAGGTGTTCGTGCAGAAGCTGGATCCCTATCTCAACGTGGATCCCGGCACCATGAGTCCCTTCCAGCACGGAGAAGTCTATGTCACCGACGACGGGGCGGAGACGGATCTGGACCTTGGCCACTACGAGCGGTTCATCGACGAGCCCATGAGCAAGCTCTCCACAGTCACCACGGGGCAAATCTACCAATCCGTCCTCAGCAAGGAACGCCAGGGGGACTTCCTGGGCAAGACCATCCAGGTGGTGCCGCACATCACCAACGCCATCAAGGACCGCATGAAGCAGGCGGCCAGGCAGAGCGGGGCGGACATCATGCTCATCGAGATCGGGGGGACGGTGGGGGACATCGAGGGGGAGCCGTTCCTGGAGGCCGTGCGCCAGATGCGCGCGGAGATGGGGGACGGGAGGCTCTTCCACGTCCACCTGACGCTCCTCCCCTACCTGGAAGCCAGCAAGGAGCTCAAGACCAAGCCCACGCAGCTCTCCGTGCGGGAACTGCGGAGGATCGGCCTGCAGCCGGACGTGATCCTGGCGCGCGCGGACAAGAAGATCCCGGCGGACCTCCTGGAGAAGATCAGCCACTTCTGCGGCGTGGAGCGCCGGGCGGTGATCCCCGCGCCGACGGTGCAATCCATCTACGACGTCCCGCTCAACTACCAGCAGTACGGCATGGCGCAGATCATCGCGGAGAAGCTCCATTTGGGGGAGGTGAATCCGGACATGAAGGAGTGGGAGAAGGGCAAGCAAAGGCACCAAGCCGCCGAGAAGGAGATCCGCATCGCGCTGGTGGGCAAGTATACCCACCTGGACGACGCCTACCTCTCGGTCATTGAGTCCATCAAGACCGCTGCGGTGTTCGAAAAGCGCAAGGCGTCCATCGCATGGGTCGATTCCGAAAAACTGGAGGCGGATGATCAGGAGACGTGGAAGAAGCTGAAGGAATGCGCCGGCATCGTGGTGCCCGGGGGGTTCGGGAGCAGAGGGATCGAGGGCAAGATTCTCGCCGCCAAGTATGCACGGGAAAACGCCGTCCCCTACCTCGGCCTCTGCCTGGGTTCGCAGATCATGGCCATAGAGTTCGCCCGCGCCGCGCTCAAGGATCCCCGCATCACCAGCGAGGAGTTCGACGAGGAGGGGAAGCTTTCCAAGGACAAGTACGTGGTCCATTTCCTCCCCGGCCAGTACAAGGAACGGAGCAAGGGGGGAACGCTCCGCCTGGGCGCGTATCCCTGCAAGCTGAAGAAAGGGACCAAGGCGTACGCCGCGTACCGGTCATCCCTCGGGTCGGGTGACGCCCCGGCCGTCTCCGAGCGCCATCGTCACCGCTACGAGTTCAACAACGAGTACCGGGAGAGGCTGGAGGAGGCCGGCATGGTCATTTCCGGGGATTCCCCCAAGGGGGATTTGATGGAGATCGTGGAGGTGAAGGACCATCCCTTCATGGTGGGGAGCCAGTTCCATCCGGAGTTCAAGAGCAGGCCGCACAGGCCGCATCCCCTGTTCGCGGCGTTCATGGAAGCGGCTGTGGGGTCATGA
- a CDS encoding dihydroorotate dehydrogenase, translating to MDLQQTVYGVIFRNPTVLASGILGVTASSWRRAVTEGGAGAPTTKSIWLKEHKGHRNPTIISTEHWTLNAVGVPDAGPEKGKQEITAYMVNKPAPLIVNIIAETAENYGKTAAAIVPLQPDILEVNISCPNVEDEFGKPFACSAPDAAAVTRAVKKVAGTVPVFIKLSPNALSIAEIARACAAEGADGFTVINTVGPGMAIDLKTRLPILSNKVGGVSGPAIKPIAIRCVADVYTATGGKLPIIGTGGVHTGEDAIEMMLAGASLVGIGTAVWKRGIDVFKKVCDEMSAFCDAEGIKDVRELIGGMHKASAKAS from the coding sequence ATGGACCTCCAACAAACCGTCTACGGCGTCATCTTCCGTAACCCCACGGTCCTCGCCTCGGGCATCCTGGGCGTGACGGCTTCCAGCTGGCGGAGGGCGGTGACGGAAGGTGGAGCGGGCGCGCCCACCACCAAATCCATCTGGCTCAAGGAGCACAAGGGCCACCGCAACCCCACCATCATTTCCACGGAGCATTGGACGCTCAACGCCGTGGGCGTGCCGGATGCGGGGCCGGAGAAGGGGAAGCAGGAGATCACGGCCTACATGGTCAACAAGCCCGCCCCGCTCATCGTGAACATCATCGCGGAAACAGCGGAGAACTACGGCAAGACCGCCGCCGCCATCGTCCCCCTCCAGCCGGACATCCTGGAAGTGAACATCAGTTGTCCCAATGTGGAGGATGAGTTCGGCAAGCCGTTCGCCTGCAGCGCGCCCGATGCGGCCGCGGTCACGCGGGCGGTGAAGAAGGTAGCCGGCACGGTCCCCGTCTTCATCAAGCTCTCCCCCAACGCACTCTCCATAGCGGAGATCGCCCGCGCCTGCGCGGCGGAAGGGGCGGACGGCTTCACGGTGATCAACACGGTGGGGCCGGGGATGGCGATCGATTTGAAGACCCGGCTTCCTATCCTGTCAAACAAAGTGGGCGGCGTGTCCGGTCCCGCCATCAAACCCATAGCCATCCGCTGCGTGGCGGACGTCTATACGGCGACGGGGGGCAAGCTTCCCATCATCGGCACGGGGGGCGTGCATACCGGGGAAGACGCCATAGAGATGATGCTTGCCGGCGCCTCCTTGGTCGGCATCGGGACGGCGGTATGGAAGAGGGGGATAGATGTGTTCAAAAAGGTCTGTGACGAAATGTCCGCTTTCTGCGACGCTGAGGGCATCAAAGATGTTAGAGAGTTGATTGGGGGGATGCATAAGGCATCCGCAAAGGCTTCATAA
- a CDS encoding dihydroorotate dehydrogenase electron transfer subunit: MSCKNCVNHQRTLPQTYRIVSIKRETANVTTLTFPVSLGAKPGQFVMLWVPGVDEIPMSVANDDGKELRVTFFAVGEATRALAEKKEGELIGLRGPFGTSYAWEKGQHLALVAGGYGAAPMYFAAAEATRNGCTADVIVGARGKEHLLYKEEFRKLTRTTLHLATDDGSEGHKGNTVEVLRELFEKGASFDGVFACGPEKMLVAVADVAAEKKVPCQLSMERYMKCGYGLCGNCTVDPLGLRMCVEGPVVRGDVARTIMEFGQYHRDDLGKKNPL; encoded by the coding sequence ATGTCATGTAAAAATTGCGTGAACCATCAGAGGACACTTCCGCAGACGTATCGTATTGTTTCCATAAAGCGGGAGACGGCAAACGTCACCACCCTCACGTTCCCGGTATCGCTGGGGGCGAAGCCCGGGCAGTTCGTGATGCTGTGGGTGCCGGGGGTGGATGAGATCCCCATGAGCGTGGCGAACGATGACGGCAAGGAACTGCGCGTCACGTTCTTCGCCGTGGGGGAGGCAACCCGCGCGCTCGCGGAGAAGAAGGAAGGGGAGTTGATCGGCTTGCGCGGGCCCTTTGGGACTTCCTATGCGTGGGAGAAGGGACAGCACCTTGCGCTGGTGGCGGGAGGGTACGGAGCGGCGCCCATGTACTTCGCCGCCGCAGAAGCGACGCGGAACGGGTGCACCGCGGATGTCATCGTGGGGGCGAGGGGCAAGGAGCACCTCCTCTATAAGGAGGAGTTCCGGAAGCTGACCCGGACAACGCTCCACCTGGCCACGGACGACGGTTCCGAAGGGCACAAAGGGAATACCGTGGAAGTGTTACGGGAACTGTTCGAAAAGGGTGCTTCCTTTGACGGCGTGTTCGCCTGTGGACCGGAAAAGATGCTTGTCGCCGTAGCGGACGTTGCAGCGGAGAAGAAGGTTCCCTGCCAGCTCTCCATGGAGCGGTACATGAAGTGCGGCTACGGTTTGTGCGGCAACTGCACCGTGGATCCCCTGGGGCTGCGGATGTGCGTGGAGGGTCCCGTTGTACGGGGGGATGTGGCGCGGACGATCATGGAATTCGGCCAGTACCATCGTGATGACCTGGGGAAGAAGAATCCCCTCTGA
- a CDS encoding caspase family protein has protein sequence MRKALIVGINYYDSVGQLFGCVDDAHSVRAVLERHDGGIVNFDCKLLTGTSATDRVDRSTLKDSIEELFNGDAEVALFYFAGHGYIEATGGYLIVTDSRRGDEGISLNDLLTYANNSPAINKIIVLDSCHAGIAGTNPINGNTAALSEGLTVLTASTQDQYATEENGRGVFTTLFVDALNGSAANLTGDITPGSIYAHIDQSLGAWEQRPVFKTNVKQFVSLRKVTAPIALADLQRIFYFFPNPGFEYQLDPTYEPEMKGRDPGMSPPNPSNVEIFKILQQYNRLNLLVPIGAPHMWNAAMESKSCKLTALGEHYRRLAQKNRI, from the coding sequence ATGCGAAAGGCTTTAATCGTCGGGATTAATTATTACGACTCAGTAGGTCAGCTTTTTGGCTGCGTAGACGACGCTCATTCAGTGAGGGCGGTCTTGGAGCGACACGATGGAGGCATTGTAAACTTTGATTGTAAATTGCTCACTGGAACAAGTGCAACGGATCGAGTAGATCGGAGTACTTTGAAAGACAGTATCGAAGAACTTTTTAATGGTGATGCCGAAGTTGCATTATTCTACTTCGCAGGACATGGATACATCGAAGCAACGGGCGGATATCTTATTGTAACTGACTCAAGACGAGGAGATGAGGGTATCTCCCTGAATGATTTACTGACTTACGCAAACAATTCCCCTGCGATCAATAAAATTATTGTATTGGATAGTTGTCATGCAGGAATCGCTGGCACTAATCCTATTAATGGCAATACCGCAGCTTTGTCTGAGGGACTGACAGTCCTGACTGCATCAACACAAGACCAATACGCGACTGAGGAGAATGGAAGAGGAGTATTCACAACTCTTTTTGTTGATGCGCTGAATGGTAGTGCCGCAAATCTTACTGGTGATATTACGCCGGGCAGTATTTATGCCCATATCGATCAGTCACTTGGCGCATGGGAACAAAGGCCAGTGTTTAAAACTAATGTGAAGCAATTTGTTTCACTGCGAAAAGTGACGGCACCGATTGCACTCGCGGATTTACAACGCATTTTTTATTTTTTTCCAAACCCAGGCTTTGAGTATCAACTCGATCCTACTTATGAGCCAGAGATGAAAGGCAGAGACCCAGGGATGTCCCCACCCAATCCATCGAATGTGGAAATATTTAAAATCCTTCAACAGTACAATCGACTTAATTTACTTGTCCCTATTGGTGCTCCCCATATGTGGAATGCCGCGATGGAAAGTAAATCTTGTAAGCTCACTGCCCTTGGAGAGCACTACAGAAGACTGGCACAAAAAAATAGGATATAG
- a CDS encoding GNAT family N-acetyltransferase, with the protein MIIQSEDNVELSQNTQDLHQLTKKHRIQLFVHRQNRSDLLKDKDDRRRKITLAKMGKYPVLEFAQAPSAEFNIELGRTSTLGSNDFIDDCLLFALKSHAIRYLISEDKGVHVKARRVGLEDRVFYITEFIDLVIKEQFEKATPMLPAIEEVEISVLNLNDAIFDSLKSDYPGFTGWFQKKAEEGRRSWIMRRGESLAAVCIFDPKNHDCNNGMKICTFKVSDLLQGMRAGEHLLKQAIMFAIKRGILMMRVEVFADKSYLISWLEDFGFRQINSSMKGGREELVFQKNLEPITAMDSDPLETAIAHYPFLPEPPHVHAFVVPIQPQFTHILFPELVVQGSLWLSSCGHAIRKAYVCNSNITSIRKGDLLLFYESQQRRAIFARGVIDDVLRSNDLDEMSTFIAKRSVYSTDDIQEKISKGETLALKFYQSCLPMNIVPYQTLEDMRILNAAPQSIVQLADSAYSSLHRIL; encoded by the coding sequence GTGATCATCCAATCCGAGGACAATGTCGAATTGTCGCAAAATACGCAGGATCTTCATCAACTAACGAAGAAGCACCGTATTCAACTGTTCGTGCATCGGCAGAATCGATCAGATCTGCTTAAGGATAAAGATGATCGCAGAAGAAAAATCACGCTCGCAAAAATGGGTAAGTATCCCGTTCTTGAATTTGCCCAAGCGCCAAGTGCTGAGTTCAATATTGAGCTTGGTCGTACATCAACGCTGGGGTCAAACGATTTTATTGATGACTGCCTTCTCTTTGCTCTCAAAAGCCATGCCATCCGTTATTTAATTTCTGAAGACAAGGGAGTGCATGTAAAAGCAAGGAGAGTGGGCCTCGAAGATCGAGTCTTCTACATCACGGAATTTATTGATCTTGTAATTAAGGAACAGTTCGAGAAGGCAACGCCAATGCTCCCGGCGATTGAGGAAGTGGAAATTAGCGTTTTGAATCTCAATGACGCCATCTTCGATTCTTTGAAATCTGATTACCCTGGCTTTACAGGCTGGTTTCAAAAAAAAGCTGAAGAGGGAAGAAGATCTTGGATCATGAGACGAGGAGAATCTCTTGCCGCCGTTTGTATCTTTGACCCGAAGAACCACGATTGTAACAATGGCATGAAGATCTGCACATTCAAAGTGTCCGATTTATTGCAGGGCATGAGAGCCGGGGAACATTTGCTAAAGCAGGCAATCATGTTCGCTATCAAACGCGGCATTTTGATGATGAGAGTAGAGGTATTCGCAGATAAAAGTTATTTGATTTCTTGGCTGGAAGATTTTGGTTTTCGTCAGATTAATTCCTCGATGAAAGGAGGTCGCGAAGAATTAGTGTTTCAAAAGAACTTGGAGCCAATCACCGCAATGGACAGTGATCCGCTTGAAACGGCCATCGCACATTATCCATTTCTTCCGGAGCCCCCGCATGTGCATGCATTTGTTGTACCGATTCAGCCTCAGTTTACGCACATATTATTTCCAGAACTCGTAGTTCAAGGCTCTCTCTGGCTGTCATCCTGCGGACATGCGATTAGGAAGGCATATGTCTGCAACTCAAATATTACTTCCATTCGCAAAGGTGATTTATTGCTATTTTACGAAAGCCAACAACGAAGGGCTATTTTTGCGAGAGGAGTTATCGACGACGTGCTGAGGAGCAATGATTTGGATGAAATGTCGACATTTATTGCCAAAAGATCCGTCTATTCAACTGATGATATCCAAGAAAAGATTTCGAAAGGTGAAACGCTTGCTCTCAAGTTCTATCAATCCTGTCTTCCTATGAACATTGTACCGTATCAAACTTTGGAAGATATGCGGATCTTGAATGCTGCTCCACAGTCAATTGTTCAATTGGCTGATTCGGCATACAGTTCTCTCCACCGAATATTATGA
- a CDS encoding restriction endonuclease subunit S, which produces MQTNRTKWQIRKLGDVCNFIGGGTPSKSNKTYYQGNILWATVRDMNCDVLSDTEFKITEEALKNSTSNVIPKNSVIIASRVGLGKVCILEKDTAINQDLRAVIPKEAGMLSEKYLFWWFKTIANLIIRNGRGATVKGVNLPFLNKLEIPIPSLAEQSRIVSVLDKADALRRKRKEAMKLLDEYVQAVFLEMFGDPVTNPRGWPRRELAEISNAKGQNGFFAKKDQLSPNGTPIVWIGDIIDQEYVNFSNLRRVISSEKEKAKYTLIYGDALFCRSSLNTEGIGKCSIVPRLLPETTIFECHIIRVPLNLELVLPEFFRDFAKTAYYRHQIMKNANTATMTTIAQDGVMKTEVLVPPMDMQMKYVQACASVGQLKSSMKQQVRELDNQFNALIQKSFAVT; this is translated from the coding sequence ATGCAAACAAATAGAACAAAATGGCAGATCAGGAAGCTGGGCGATGTATGTAACTTCATTGGAGGGGGTACACCATCGAAGTCAAACAAGACTTATTACCAAGGTAATATCTTGTGGGCGACAGTTAGAGATATGAACTGCGATGTGCTATCAGATACTGAGTTTAAGATTACTGAAGAAGCTCTGAAAAATAGTACGAGTAACGTTATCCCTAAGAATTCAGTGATTATTGCTTCGAGGGTGGGATTGGGGAAAGTCTGCATTTTGGAAAAGGATACTGCAATCAACCAAGATTTGCGGGCTGTTATACCAAAAGAAGCAGGTATGTTATCTGAAAAATATTTGTTCTGGTGGTTTAAAACCATCGCGAATTTGATCATCCGTAATGGCAGAGGAGCTACGGTGAAAGGAGTCAATTTGCCCTTCTTAAACAAGCTCGAAATTCCAATTCCTTCACTTGCTGAACAATCGCGCATTGTATCAGTTCTCGATAAAGCTGATGCACTCCGCCGGAAGCGGAAGGAGGCGATGAAGTTGCTGGATGAGTATGTGCAGGCGGTATTCCTGGAGATGTTCGGGGATCCGGTGACGAATCCGAGAGGGTGGCCGCGTAGAGAATTGGCTGAGATAAGTAACGCAAAAGGGCAAAATGGGTTTTTCGCCAAGAAAGATCAATTATCCCCGAATGGGACTCCGATCGTCTGGATAGGAGATATTATTGACCAAGAGTATGTGAATTTCAGTAATTTGCGACGGGTTATTTCTAGTGAGAAGGAAAAGGCAAAATACACGTTGATTTATGGAGATGCGCTCTTTTGTCGATCTTCGCTTAATACAGAGGGTATTGGTAAATGCTCTATTGTTCCCAGACTATTACCCGAAACAACCATTTTTGAATGTCATATAATTCGAGTGCCCTTAAATCTTGAGCTAGTTCTCCCCGAATTCTTTAGAGATTTTGCTAAAACTGCATATTATCGACATCAAATAATGAAGAACGCAAATACAGCAACAATGACAACGATAGCCCAAGATGGAGTTATGAAGACCGAAGTTCTTGTCCCTCCAATGGATATGCAAATGAAGTACGTGCAAGCCTGTGCAAGTGTAGGGCAATTAAAATCATCTATGAAACAACAGGTACGGGAGCTTGATAATCAATTCAATGCCCTCATTCAGAAGTCATTTGCTGTGACGTGA
- a CDS encoding class I SAM-dependent DNA methyltransferase, with product MLSSKLRASVDRLWDKFWSGGIANPLTAIEQISYLLFMKRLDELDLKKKQDDEFTGEKYVSFFAGKNDELRWSHFKQMEGGQMLDHMLKKVFPFLKTLGDQDSPFAKHMSNAVFIISKPSLLVEAVTIIDEIYEEISREQIEGQGFQDTQGDLYEYLLSEITSAGKLGQFRTPRHIIQMMCELVDPKLGDTICDPACGTGGFLLGAYQHILTQYTSEKHRVTDGNGLRRGLVGDKLTDERQWKHLKEKTFYGYDVDETMVRVGLMNLMMHGISHPNIMQRDTLSKNFNDDNTYDVIMANPPFKGSLDKGDINESLMLPTTKTELLFINRIVNSLKIGGRAAMIVPDGVLFGSNNAHKLARKLLIEQCELQGVISMPGGVFKPYAGVSTAVLIFVKGGETEKVWFYDMEADGFSLDDKRDKITENDIPDIVSQWNRRGEMKQSDRKEKSFWVERKEIEEHDYDLSVNRYKETDYVAVEYEKPEVILGKIEKLEKEIVAGLSALKHANK from the coding sequence ATGCTTAGCTCCAAACTGCGCGCTTCCGTTGACCGGCTCTGGGACAAGTTCTGGAGCGGCGGCATCGCCAACCCCCTCACGGCCATCGAACAGATCTCCTATCTCCTCTTCATGAAGCGGCTCGATGAGCTCGACCTCAAGAAGAAGCAGGATGATGAGTTCACGGGAGAGAAGTACGTGTCCTTCTTCGCGGGGAAGAACGACGAACTGCGCTGGAGCCACTTCAAACAGATGGAGGGCGGCCAAATGCTGGATCATATGCTCAAGAAGGTCTTCCCGTTCCTCAAGACCTTGGGGGATCAGGACAGCCCCTTCGCCAAGCACATGAGTAATGCGGTCTTCATCATCAGCAAGCCCTCCCTCCTTGTGGAAGCCGTGACGATTATTGACGAAATTTACGAGGAAATCTCACGGGAACAGATCGAAGGGCAAGGGTTTCAGGATACACAGGGCGACCTGTACGAATACCTCCTCTCGGAGATCACGAGTGCCGGCAAACTTGGCCAGTTCCGCACGCCGCGTCACATCATCCAAATGATGTGCGAGCTCGTGGATCCGAAGCTCGGCGACACGATCTGCGATCCCGCGTGTGGCACCGGCGGCTTCCTCCTCGGCGCCTACCAGCACATCCTCACGCAATACACGAGCGAGAAGCACCGCGTGACGGATGGCAACGGCCTCAGGCGCGGCCTTGTGGGGGACAAGCTCACGGATGAGCGGCAGTGGAAGCACCTGAAGGAGAAGACGTTCTACGGCTATGACGTAGATGAGACGATGGTACGCGTCGGCCTCATGAACCTCATGATGCATGGCATCAGCCACCCGAACATCATGCAGCGCGACACCCTCTCGAAGAACTTCAACGATGACAACACGTACGACGTCATCATGGCGAACCCTCCGTTCAAGGGAAGCCTCGATAAGGGGGATATCAACGAATCCCTCATGCTCCCCACGACGAAGACGGAGTTGCTCTTCATCAACCGCATCGTGAATTCCCTGAAGATCGGGGGGCGTGCCGCGATGATCGTTCCCGACGGCGTACTCTTCGGTTCCAATAATGCCCACAAGCTCGCACGCAAGCTCCTTATCGAGCAATGTGAGCTACAGGGCGTGATCTCCATGCCAGGGGGCGTCTTCAAGCCCTATGCCGGTGTCAGCACAGCTGTCTTGATCTTCGTGAAGGGTGGCGAGACTGAGAAGGTGTGGTTCTACGACATGGAGGCTGATGGATTCAGCTTGGACGACAAGCGTGACAAGATCACAGAGAACGACATCCCCGATATTGTTTCGCAGTGGAACAGACGCGGCGAGATGAAGCAGAGCGATAGAAAGGAGAAGTCCTTCTGGGTGGAGCGGAAGGAAATCGAAGAACACGATTACGATCTCAGCGTGAACCGCTACAAGGAGACCGATTATGTGGCAGTGGAGTATGAGAAGCCGGAGGTAATACTTGGGAAGATTGAGAAGTTAGAGAAGGAAATTGTCGCAGGGCTTTCCGCTCTAAAACATGCAAACAAATAG